The genome window aaacccaacccagacctagctttaaaatcagtttTATCAGTATTACCAGCAGAGTGCGCTGTTGTAATTTCCAGCTCAATCCACTAGGGATAGCTGTTGCAAAACTGACCTCTTTTTAACAAGAAGAAGCTTATTTCCTTAAAAATGGGAAGAAAATTAGAATATGGTTAAACAACACAGCCcataactgccaaaacacatttgcaaacaagaatattcaaaagaaacccaatacacacttgcaaacaataatatctcaaaagaaacccaatacacacttgcaagcaGAAATACTTCCAAAACCAGACTAATACAAATACCAACCTTCCGATAAGTTACCAAAGATAACCTGTCTATTTTATAGTTCCAACTCTGCGAAGAAATatgatttgtccttctcaatatggagtgcctagcctcatgtgagtgtgactgagtgtgtaaaaacaaacggagtactttcaattagcatttcacgaaatggcGACTGCCATGTGGCTTATTTTCAGCATGAGGGCAAGACAAGATGGCAACTGATTTTCCAACCTTTAacctgaagaacaaagggatttgAAAACACACCTCGTGTCTCTCACAGGGGAGTTTGAATAATGGAgaaaattcaacacaaaacaacactgcagtttaaaataacatttctatctAGTTTACTATGAAAATGGGCTTTATATTATTGATATCATCACTTAAAGTTAGGAACCCTTACGCATAAGCCATAAAGCTATCTGCGTAATATTTGACTTTGTAGTTCACTATTGGTCAACTGCTGCCATTTAGACACGTTAGGTGGGAGTAATATGGAAACCTATCAGCGACTATTAAATGGACCGTCGTCAATTTAACGTAATGCTGCTGTAACTCCAAATACCGTATTCCACCCACAACATCTTGGTTGAAAATAGAACAGTTATGACCACTGATAAAGGCTTACACCTTAATCAAGCCTTTTCCTCAAAAAggactttttaaaatagttcTCAACTGTTCGACTAGCACTGACTTCAGTTACTTAACCCTGGGTTAACTCGCTATGCCTTGTTGGTTTTAAATTACTCAGTGCTTAACTGACTCGCTATGTTTCATAGATCTTAACAAAAATCGTTAAATGGACATATATATCCTTACGTCATAGGCTAACTAACTACTAACGTAACAAGAGACACCTAcatgaaaacacaacaagacACCTACCCGAAGTACAATGGCCtcacacatttatattttaaaatataacacacacacaaattaataGCATGCAGGGTTAAATGTAAGAAAAATAAGAAATTTGAACTCACCCTGCTTGTGACAAAGCAACGCCCCGTAAAGCAATAATGGCAGCAGTACCTGCCGAGATTAAAACTCTTATGGAGGACAACCCAGAAATAGatcacataaacacacagacaTGGGAGCGTCATTTGGCCCATAATTTTTGCAAATTTAACAAACAACTCACaaagaataaaacagagaaagaagagttgagagtgcaaCTCCTCCGTGCTCAGCTAGAAATAGCCCGTAAAACAGTTCAGAATGAGAAAAAAGGTGTCAAACAGCTGATTGTTCATCCGATGGCGCCAGCAGAGCAGACACCGGGGCCGCACAACCTACAAGGGGGTTTTCCCCACCCAGGTCCGTCATATAACCAGCCCCAATATGGCTACAATAATGGTTTTCAGCAACAGAGGGGCGGGTTCAGAGGCACAGCTAAAGGTAGAGGAGGGTTTGGAACAGCTCCTGGAGGGAACCAATATCAGCAGAAGGGGTTGCTTCACCTGTGGACAGGCTGACCACTGGTACCAGCAGTGCCCACAGGGATCCCCACCACAGAGAGGGCGGGGACAAGGGGGACAGAGAGGGCATGGACAAGGGAACAGATCAGACATGCAGTATGTCCAGAAGCCCCATGAGGCAGCCACACAGGCCCAGCACCAAGACCAAGGTCACAATGCACCCAACGCGATGGCCGCCCCCTACGGCCAGTTTGTCCAGAACGAACAAGACTATAACCCACCATAATGAGGTCCCCCAGAGAACTCTGAATGTATGGGCTTAGCGGATCCATACATGGACATGACTGTAAAAAACTCGAAGTTGCCATTCCTTGTTGATTCAGGAGCTAGATATTCAACTATCAACTCCCCCATCTTCAACACGTGCAAATCAAGGAATAGTCTCAGTCATAGGGTTTTCAGGAGAAATAGAGTAAGTACCGCTCTCTACGCCATTAAACACCAGAATAGCAGGCCAGATATTTTTCCATCAGTACGTTCTGGCACCCCAAAGCCCGGCTAACCTCATGGGAAGGGATGTTCTTGTCAAAGCTAACGCCTCCATCCTCTGTTCCCCCGACGGACTAATAATATCGTTCCCAGATGGCACTCGCCTCAATTGTTCATTATTCAACATAAAGACAGGTTCTCAAATGATGTTGGCCCAATCCATTGAAGCAGAAGCAACTCAGTATGCCACTATATACTGGGGGTTGCTAGACCGGCCCCGAGATAATATACCAGGACTATTTTCCATTTTTCAACAATGGAAGCCGTGGATTAACCTCCTCAGGCCTTATGGTTCCCCTCCAGACCGATGCTAAATTATGATAGAAAAGACGACCAAAGTTATGAATATGCGTATGAGACAGATGTGTCTATGTCCGTTTGGGATGTAACCACAACCAATTTATTTGTGGGACAAGCGGAGGTGGCTGCATCTGTTGAACTCACTGATGAACAACACTATTGGTACCGTATGTCAGCTGAAGCTACACCACACATTTCATTAGCTATCAGGAAGGGCTATGAAGCTAAGGAACTTGGTCCTATGGTCAAAACACTGCTAGAAGTTGAGGATTGGGAACCAACACAGATAGCAGCACTCACATACTCTCCCTCACACAAAGCTTATGCTCTAAAAATCTGCACTCAAGAATGCATCTTCATGGAGAGACACGAAGTGGATAGACATCATGGTAGGGAGAAGACTGACCATTCATTCACTGATGACATGTTGCGTGACCTCCCACCTGACCTGTGGTCATCTGACTCTCATGACGTAGGTTTCTGCTCAAAGGCTGCACCAATAACATTTGAGGTGAGCAGCTCTATGCCTGTACACCTATCACAGTACCCTGTTAAACCACAGGCCAAAGGGGGGTATCAGCAAGGCAGTTGAGGGACTAAAGAGAGCGGGGTGTTGGAACCCTCACAAAGCGAGTGGAATACTCCAATACTCCCGGTATCAAAACCTAGCGGGGAGTACATAATGGCTCATGATTTGAGGACCATTAATGCTATCACCACTATGGCTCTGATACCCGTTCCTAACCCATACACAGCTATCTGTAATATCTCACCTGAACATACATGTTTCACCTGTATTGACCTGGCCAACGCTTTCTTCTGCATACCTCTAGCAGAGAGTATGAGACctattttttcatttacaatGGGCGGGGAGAAACTGCAATACACAAGACTACCAAAAGGCTTCAGTCTGTCTCCAggaatatttaacaaaatactcaGGGAACAGCTAGACGGCATTTCATTGCCAGAAGGGGTGGTATTGATACAGTATGTCGATGACCTTCTCATTGCAGCACCCTCCGCAGCCTCTTGTTTAGAGGCCACCAGGAACCTACTGGTTCGCCTCCACGCAACAGGGTTCAAAGTCTCTAAGAAAAAGTTACAATGCACCCGTAAAGAGGTGACATTTTTGGGCAGAGTAATCTCTCCAGCAGGTACAGGCATGTCAGCAGCACatcaggaaaacattttaaaccaCCCCAAACCCAAGACAGTCAAAGACATGCTATATTTTATGGGTCTCACAGGCTACAGCAGACACTACATCACAGAGTATAACCTAAGAACAGCTTGTACTAAGAACACTGATCAATGAGAAAGGCATGCGCAAACTCACTGCCACACTGAACTGGACACAAGCTGCAGAAGCTGCGTTCATTTCTCTCAAACAGTCCATGTCCCAGGTCACCTCTCTCGCTGCTGCATCTTATGCATTACCATTTTTCCTTGATATTTCTGAAAGTGAAAACACAGTAAATGGTATTCTATTTCAGAAAAAAGGGGATGTAGGTCAATACTGATGTACATTAGTATCACACTGGACAGAGTGGAGAACAGAGAACCTCCCATGCACGAGACATGCAGCAGGTACACCACGCATCTTGAACAATATTTCACACATTGTGATGAGACACCCATTGACAGTACTGACAACACATAGCATTGTCTCTTTTGTGTACTCAAGTGCATTCACAATGACTTCCACCAGACAGACCAGGTTAGAGAAAACTCTGACAAAAGCACACATCACCTACACACATGAAGGAGTTAACAGCGCAGGCACCATGGTTAGCGGAGAACCCCATAGGTGTGAGGAAAGAATCATCCAGGATGTGAAGCTAAGAATAGATCCCAGAGACGAGCCTATGTCACATGCAGAAAACTTGTTCACAGACGGCTGTTGTttcagacaccccaccaacgGGCTCCAAGCGgcctacgcagtggtgggtcaaacagcggAGGGACAGTTTGAGGAAAGAGCAACAGGAAAATTAACAGGGAAAGTCTCAGCACAGTTGGCAGAAGTAATGGGAGTCATTGCAGCATTCGAGCTATCAAAAGAGAAAGAGGTAAACATATATACTGACTCAGCATATGTTCATGGTGTCATACATGTGGAAATGCGCCAGTGGATGAGAGCAGGATTTATAACATCCACCAATACCCCCATCAAACACGAGAAAGAGATCAAAAGGCTTGCAGAAGCAGTAATGTTACCCAAAAGCTAGCTTTACTCAAGTGCAAAGGTCACAGCACGGCAGACAACTACTTGACTTGGGGTAACAATGCAGCAGACAAAGCAGCTAAAGCCAAAGCATGGTATACACCATGGTTTCAAATGCTTGTTGCAAAATCTGCTGACTTACTGCCCGCAGTAACAGATGATACTCTTAAAGAAGCTCAAGCAGCAGGGTCGCCTCAAGATAAAACagtagtgttttgcagttgctagcagcttattgggattttatgctagacagacaggcattggtttgatataataaattaagcattattgttagttaagcatgtcagcctgaagccccacttcttgtctctctctaactcatagcagatggctgcactaaagaaaagggcacagagaggaaccagttgtaagatgtttaaaagttaattaaacataatatatgcttaaatgcatttcaaataagttgtgttgagttgtgttggagtttgtgttattctacattttgacaccaagattttctgattttactgcaaatgtatatcggttccaaatatcggttatcggtctcccttgattactaataatcggtatcggtatcggccttgaaaaagccatatcggtcgatccctactaCGCGCCCTATCTAAAACCATGCATGAACAATCAGGGATCAACAATCCTATGGAGGAATGGATGACAAACATGTTTGGTAAATGGAAAAGTTTAATAATGTCTCTTCTAGTTTCTGTGGCTACTTTTATTgcacaagtcctgtttctcgcttgaggccaggaaaaggctagtcactgtgacctttttacctgtgctggactatggggatctggtctatatgaatgcacctgccaattacctgagcaaattggatgctgcgtatcacagtgctctgagatttgtcacaaattgtaaagcacttacacatcactgtacactgtataccaaggcaggtttaccatcactctgtacggaggctcagtcattggtacacgtttatctataaagctttgttgggtaaactcccgtattatatctgctctctgataacacagagagtttgcaagcagctattgtctgaggtcacatgatgtagtcttgttagatgtgccaagagcaaggactgtcttaggtaagacagcttttatgtgcgcagctccacttgcttggaacaatcttcagcaagaattgaaactgagcaatctcattcctctgcatgttttcaaagctaggctaaatgaaatgcttgctgatacaatgggcactgtaaatgtctataactatgtatcctgtaaatataatgaataatgtcctttattgttttatgtttcatgtggaacctatatgctgcaggtctcccttgaaaaagagatctatgatctcaatgggaccaatctggttaaataaaggtttgaaatgaaatgaaaattgcCATTTTGGTGACATGTGGTTGTTGTTGTGTGCCTTGTATCCGCTCATTTTatgttatggcgcgtttccactgcagcgggtagctcgctttaagcgcgccgagccgtgcggggcccgttttggttgcgtttccacttggcctggtTTTGGCCcgaggctactttttcacccttttctggcccgactaaatcgtggttctatcgagGCCAACAAgcggggccaacaaccgggcggaatatgctaaactagtgacgactgctgattggtcagaggaAAATCGTCACAATTCTCGCGCGACTTAATCCCTAGTGTCGCATATATTAAGGGACGCTTGCAGCATTTGTGTAAACCTAAGAAAATGACAAAGAAAAGCATACCGTGGTCGATTGACGAAGTTACGACGTTCCTCCAGTTAATTgcagatgataaaatccagcgggagctcgacggcacAACTCGCAACCTAAAAGTTTTTCAGGAGGTCTCTGCACTGTTGTCCGAACGCGGATTCTCAAGGACTTTCcagcagtgtagggaaaaacTGAAAAAGCTTAAGAGTGAGTATAGAGCCGTGAAGGACCACAACGGCCGGAGTGGTTCCGATAGGAAAAGCTGGAAGTGGTTCGACCTGTTGGACGCTATTTATGGCCATAGACCGGCCAacgttgggagggagggaggcctggactctgcaaccgcgttactggagtccctgcatgGTAAGTCTTTGCTAACGCTCTGTTATTTGCTTGAAAGCGTTGTGTCCCTATCTATTCTaaagctcacttctaacaaacaagtattttatccttacatttatgttcgacaacccatgcttttatggagctacatagctagctaaggcagatagcattagctagagctattgtttgctaacaccacaTGCGCCATTGTTTAGGTTCTTCTTTTctacagttgttgttgctatttagtattgttctACAGTAGTtcgtggaattaacaagtcatgttgctgttctagatgatgcCATTGTGACTAGTGAGGAGGAACAGTCCCGAACACCGGGTggtggcagtgttccgtcctcAACATCAGAACGGATCTCAACTCGACCACAGACACCAGCCGAGGAGGAATCGACACCAAcgccgagtgccatcacgacaccgcagcgtgtggttctaggtaagaaataggcATGGCAAAACGACTAGAAttgtgacttttttttaaactttagatcatccatcgtcattaagtaaaataagctataccactgtgtggaaatgctctgttacaaacTAGCTAGTCAGCAGCTAGCAcaattgtgtgtgtgacatcctattatatacatatatttataatcattatcaacaggctggacataatgtaattcactttcacaattattgtaaacatctagggcatAACTGTCTTTAGTTcatccttactgttgttctgcttatacattttattatatccttgtgtgacctgtacctgtcctgtgtttttcattgttattgctaATTCTTATTGCTATAATTATCTTATCGTCAtacaggcaagaggaaacgaggaggagacgAGCACCTAGCACAGCAGGCACGGCACCATGAACAGAGCCTGGCCCAGGTGGATCGGCACTGGCAGCTGACCATGGAGGCTGTTGCCCGGACGAGGGAGGAGGAAATggccttgagaagggaggagaaCGCTCAAACTCATGCGTTTAACCTAGCCTTCCTGCGCACTCTCGGCCAGGTTCTAGggggcagccgacgtggcccgtctcctcaGGAAGACGAACCACCTCTGTAATTTTAATATTATTCTGTTTCATCTCTC of Pseudochaenichthys georgianus chromosome 3, fPseGeo1.2, whole genome shotgun sequence contains these proteins:
- the LOC117441885 gene encoding uncharacterized protein — encoded protein: MVSGEPHRCEERIIQDVKLRIDPRDEPMSHAENLFTDGCCFRHPTNGLQAAYAVVGQTAEGQFEERATGKLTGKVSAQLAEVMGVIAAFELSKEKELIADDKIQRELDGTTRNLKVFQEVSALLSERGFSRTFQQCREKLKKLKSEYRAVKDHNGRSGSDRKSWKWFDLLDAIYGHRPANVGREGGLDSATALLESLHDDAIVTSEEEQSRTPGGGSVPSSTSERISTRPQTPAEEESTPTPSAITTPQRVVLGKRKRGGDEHLAQQARHHEQSLAQVDRHWQLTMEAVARTREEEMALRREENAQTHAFNLAFLRTLGQVLGGSRRGPSPQEDEPPL